In Shouchella patagoniensis, the following are encoded in one genomic region:
- the flgB gene encoding flagellar basal body rod protein FlgB: MFTTSSIGALEEAIRFSTAKQKAISSNLANVDTPNYKEQSVSFNRVLEQTEANASVFQSKQTDERHLHFPLPSGYPHASHNKQGQYNHNGNSVDVDKQMTEMAENQLYYNAVVDRMTSSFQSLETAIRGGR; the protein is encoded by the coding sequence ATGTTTACGACTAGTTCAATTGGAGCGCTTGAAGAAGCTATTCGCTTTTCGACAGCTAAACAAAAAGCCATCTCCTCAAATCTAGCAAATGTAGATACGCCAAATTATAAAGAGCAGTCTGTTTCTTTTAATCGCGTGCTTGAGCAAACCGAAGCGAATGCGTCTGTATTTCAATCAAAACAAACGGACGAACGTCATTTGCATTTCCCGTTGCCAAGTGGATATCCACACGCTAGTCATAACAAGCAAGGGCAGTATAATCATAATGGGAACAGTGTGGATGTTGATAAACAAATGACTGAAATGGCAGAGAATCAACTTTATTACAACGCTGTTGTCGATCGGATGACCAGTAGTTTTCAATCGCTAGAAACGGCGATAAGAGGCGGTAGATAG
- the fliE gene encoding flagellar hook-basal body complex protein FliE, whose product MELASLQPLIANAIQTGKMSETPNLDKNASFQQALTTALSGVNEAQLASQAATKALARKEPIDLHEVMITANKASISMQATLEVRNKAVEAYQEMMRMQV is encoded by the coding sequence ATGGAACTTGCATCATTACAACCGCTTATAGCAAATGCGATACAGACTGGGAAAATGAGTGAAACCCCGAATCTCGATAAGAATGCATCTTTTCAGCAAGCTTTAACTACAGCTTTATCGGGAGTAAATGAAGCCCAGTTAGCTTCACAAGCTGCTACAAAAGCATTAGCAAGAAAAGAACCTATTGATTTACATGAGGTTATGATTACAGCAAACAAAGCTTCCATCTCTATGCAAGCGACGTTAGAAGTGAGGAATAAAGCGGTGGAAGCGTATCAAGAAATGATGAGAATGCAAGTGTAA
- the flgC gene encoding flagellar basal body rod protein FlgC has product MTMFSSMGVSGSALTLQRLRMDVAASNIANAETTRAELVDGQWQPYQRKMVVQESMPFSTYLNKAENQLNHGVIAKGIVNDETPASLVYDPLHPDSNEDGYVSKPNVEIAREMIDITSATRSYEANVSALQASKGMLMKALEIGR; this is encoded by the coding sequence ATGACAATGTTTTCTAGTATGGGGGTTTCTGGCTCTGCTTTGACTCTCCAGCGATTGCGTATGGATGTAGCGGCGAGCAATATCGCTAATGCTGAAACGACACGCGCTGAATTAGTAGACGGGCAATGGCAGCCTTATCAACGGAAGATGGTGGTCCAAGAATCGATGCCTTTTTCCACATATTTAAACAAAGCTGAAAATCAGTTGAATCATGGGGTAATTGCTAAAGGGATAGTGAATGATGAGACACCAGCCTCGCTTGTATACGATCCGTTGCATCCAGATTCAAATGAAGATGGTTATGTATCGAAACCGAATGTCGAGATTGCTCGAGAAATGATTGACATTACGAGCGCTACTCGTTCGTATGAAGCGAATGTCAGTGCGCTACAGGCAAGCAAAGGCATGTTAATGAAAGCTTTAGAAATTGGACGTTAG
- the codY gene encoding GTP-sensing pleiotropic transcriptional regulator CodY: protein MDLLTRTRKINEMLQKTSGQHVNFREMAMTLRDAIGSNVFVVSRRGKLLGFSIEEEIENDRMKKMLDERQFPEEYTDGLFKIEDTSANIDVDSEYTAFPVENRDLFKTGLTTVVPIKGGGQRLGTLILSRLQNAFSDDDLILAEYGATVVGMEILHEKTQEIEEEARSKAVVQMAISSLSYSELEAVEHIFEELDGREGLLVASKIADRVGITRSVIVNALRKLESAGVIESRSLGMKGTYIKVLNDKFLLELDRLKEN from the coding sequence ATGGATTTACTTACAAGAACAAGAAAGATTAATGAGATGCTTCAAAAAACAAGTGGGCAACATGTGAATTTCCGTGAAATGGCAATGACTTTACGTGACGCGATTGGTTCCAATGTATTTGTTGTTAGCCGTCGTGGTAAACTATTAGGCTTTTCAATTGAAGAAGAAATTGAAAATGACCGTATGAAAAAAATGCTAGATGAGCGTCAGTTTCCAGAAGAGTATACAGATGGTTTGTTTAAAATTGAAGACACGTCAGCTAATATTGATGTAGACAGTGAATACACTGCTTTTCCGGTAGAGAATAGAGACCTTTTTAAAACAGGGCTAACGACTGTTGTTCCAATTAAAGGTGGAGGACAGCGTTTAGGTACATTAATATTGTCTCGATTACAAAATGCGTTTAGCGATGATGATCTTATTCTTGCTGAGTATGGCGCAACAGTTGTAGGAATGGAAATCTTACATGAGAAAACACAAGAGATTGAAGAAGAAGCTCGTAGCAAAGCGGTTGTTCAAATGGCAATTAGCTCACTATCTTATAGTGAATTAGAAGCTGTTGAGCACATTTTTGAAGAACTTGATGGACGAGAAGGTCTTTTAGTAGCTAGTAAAATTGCAGACCGTGTTGGAATTACGCGCTCTGTAATTGTTAATGCACTTCGAAAACTAGAAAGTGCTGGTGTTATTGAGTCTCGTTCATTAGGGATGAAAGGCACATATATAAAAGTGTTAAATGATAAGTTCTTGTTAGAGCTAGATCGTTTAAAAGAGAACTAA